GGCTTTGTAGGGTCTATTGCGGGCCAGTGCGGCGATTTGACAGCCTCCATGATTAAACGTAAGATGGGAATTAAGGATTTTGGAAAGATACTGCCTGGACATGGCGGCATTTTAGACCGCTTTGACAGTATTCTTTTTATCATCCCCCTTGTTTATATTTTTGCAACCTATACCGCTGGACTTGCGTGAGGTATTGAAAGATGAGTATATTAACAAATATTTTGATGGTTCTCTTGACACTGCTTATTTTATCTGTTCTGGTAGTTGTTCATGAATGGGGCCATTTTATTGCAGCCAGAAAAACTGGCGTCTTCGTTGAGGAGTTTTCCATTGGGATGGGGCCGCTGATTTACGCTAAACAGGGTAAGGAAACCCAGTTCTCGATTCGTGCGCTGCCCCTGGGCGGCTTTTGCAAAATGCGCGGAGAAGGTGACGCCGGCGAAGAGGATGAAGAGATAGCCGCTGAGGATGCGGCAGTGCGTGAGCCAGTGGACCCGGATGATCCGAGAAGCTTTTCCAATAAAACAAAGGGACAGCGCTTTATCATTCTGGTGGCCGGGGCGGCAATGAACATTGTGTTCGCCTTTGTGCTGCTGGTATTGATCTACCTGTTTAAAGGAGCCAACATTCTGCAGGCGTTGGGTCTTGGCCTTACGACAACCGGAAAGTTTGGGATTACCATTTACCAGAGCCTTTACATGCTGGTGACCGGGCAGGTAGGAATGAACGATGTGGCAGGTCCGATCGGAATGGTCAGCATGGTCCACGATTTTTTCCAGTATGGAATCATTGCGCTGATGTCCTTTACGGCCTTAATTTCAGTCAATTTAGGGGTGATCAATTTACTGCCGCTTCCGGCTCTTGATGGTGGACAGATCATGATCATCATTATTGAAAAGCTGGTTGGACGTGACCTTGATCCTAAAAAGGCAAACATGATCAATTACATCGGCTTTATGGCCCTGATGCTTTTGGCGGTGGTCATAGCGGTGAATGATGTAATGCGGATAATGGGCTGAGAAAGGGTTGAGAAAGAAGGGCCGCGGTCTTGCCGTGATTCAGTTTCTATTTCAGGCCTGTTTAAAAGTAAAGTATAATTACGTTTTGCCCCAATGAAGCAGCAGTGAATTGGGGCTTTTAATTTTGAAAATATTAATGAGTAAGGTGAAAAATATGGAAATACGACGTCATAAAACCAGAGAGGTACCCATCGGAAACCGGATGATCGGAGGGGATAATCCAATCCTGATCCAGTCCATGACCAATACAGACACGAGGGACGTCCAGGCGACTGTGCGACAGATAAAGGATCTGGAGGCAGCCGGCTGCGACATTGTGCGGGTGGCGGTGCCAGATATGGAGGCAGCGAAAGCCATCGCGGACATAAAAAAACAGATCTCTATTCCATTGGTGGCGGATATCCATTTTAATTATGAGCTGGCGCTGGAGGCTATTAAAGGCGGAGTGGACAAGCTCCGGATCAACCCCGGAAATATTGGGGATAAGGAGAAGGTGCGCCTGGTGGTGGAAGCGGCCAGAGAAGCGGATATTTCCATCCGCATTGGGGTGAACGCAGGCTCTTTGGAAAAAGAACTGCTTGAAAAATACGGGCACCCTACACCGGAAGCAATGGTGGAGAGCGCTGAAAAACATATCGCCTATCTCGAAGAGCTTGATTTTAACAACATTGTGGTATCCATGAAGGCGTCGGATGTGCGCTTTACCATTGACGCCTACACGCTGTTTTCCCAGAAATATGATTATCCGCTGCATTTGGGAATTACAGAAGCTGGAGTGCTGCGGACTTCGGCCGTTAAGTCGGGTATCGGTATCGGCTATATGCTGTTGGGCGGCATCGGGGATACCATTCGGGTATCCATCACAGGCAATCCGGTGGATGAAATTTACGTGGCCAGAGATATTTTAAAATCTATCGGCCTGTACCAGAGCGGAGAGGGCATGGTCGAGGTCGTGTCCTGCCCGACCTGTGGCCGCACAGAAATTGACCTGATCGGCATCGCAGAGGAAATGAACCGCCGGCTCGTGCATGTCAAAAAGGACTTGAAGGTCGCGGTGATGGGCTGTGTGGTCAATGGTCCGGGCGAGGGGAAGGAAGCAGACATCGGCATTGCCGGTGGAAAAGGAAAAGGGGTTCTTTTTAAAAAAGGGGAAATCTTTAAAACAGTGGCAGAGGATGAGATCATTGACGCCCTGATGGAAGAAATCGAAAGAATGTAGGTGGACGCCTTGAATCCGATTATACATAAACAGAATGATTTGGAAGAACTCATAAAAAAATACGGACTGGAGCCCCAGCGTGTCGAGGTGAACTCCGCGAGCCAGGAGTTGGTTTTTACTTTTAAAACCCGAATCCCGGAGTGTGACAGCATTTCGGTCCAGAGAGAGCTTGTGGATATTTTTGACTACACCAAGAGCCTGAGCGTCATTATTTCGCCAGAGGCTGAGGGGAATAATGAGGCTGGGGCTAAGAAATCAGTCCACAAGCTCATGGAAAACGTGGATTACGACGCTCTGGCTAAAAAGAAAGAGGACGCGCTGAACAAGCGGTTAAAGGTCATAAAGGATACGCCGCCGGCTAAGGCTGGCAGTGGCTCGCCGGGGAAAAAGGATGGCAAAGAGGAGGAAGCCCGTGTGCTGGGCGTTGGCGAAGTTGTCATGGGGGACAAGATCAAGCGTCCAGCCCAGTCCATGGGAGAAATTGACTTCAGTACCGGCGCGGTGCTGGACAGCACGAACATTGTGGTCAGCGGACGTGTCTTTGGTATTGACTCCAGGGAAATTACCGACAAAACAACCCTCTTTACCTTTAACATTACCGATGAACACGGCAGTGTCTCCTGTAAGATTTTTGCCCGGAAGAAGAATGTGGGTATGATCAAGGAAAATCTGAAAAAAGACCGCTGGTTTAAGGTTGAGGGAAATATTAATTATGACGAGTACTCACACGAAAAGGTGCTGACACCCAAAAATATGGAGGTAGCCGCATCGCCGGTACGCCGTGACAACGCAGAGGAAAAGCGTGTCGAGCTTCACCTTCACAGCCAGTACAGCTCCATGGATGCAGTGAGCAAGGTGGCTAAAATCATGAAACAGGCCAATGACTTTGGCCACGACGCCATCGGTATCACCGACCACGGTGTGCTTCAGGCTTACCCTGAAATGATGTCCCTGAGCAAAAAATACGGTATCAAAGTGCTGTATGGCGTTGAGGGCTATCTGGTGGATGATGACCAGTACATTGTAACAGGGGAACAGAATGAAAGCTTTGAGGGTGAATTTGTATTCTTTGACCTTGAGACCACTGGCCTGATTCCCGGTAAGGACAATATTATTGAGATTGCTGCCGTCAAAATTAAAAACAAGCATATTGTGGACACCTTCTCCAAAATCGTCAATCCACACCGGCCTATTCCACCGTTTATCACCAATCTCACCGGGATTACCAATCAGATGGTTGAGGACGGCGAAGAGGAAGAAGCTGCGGTTAAAGCCTTCTGCGAATTTTGCGGCGATCTGATCCTGGTGGCACACAACGCAAAATTTGATATGGGTTTTATGGAGATTGCGCTGAATGCGCACCACCTGGAAAACAACATCACCTATATTGACACGCTGGCAATGT
The DNA window shown above is from Eubacterium limosum and carries:
- a CDS encoding M50 family metallopeptidase; translated protein: MSILTNILMVLLTLLILSVLVVVHEWGHFIAARKTGVFVEEFSIGMGPLIYAKQGKETQFSIRALPLGGFCKMRGEGDAGEEDEEIAAEDAAVREPVDPDDPRSFSNKTKGQRFIILVAGAAMNIVFAFVLLVLIYLFKGANILQALGLGLTTTGKFGITIYQSLYMLVTGQVGMNDVAGPIGMVSMVHDFFQYGIIALMSFTALISVNLGVINLLPLPALDGGQIMIIIIEKLVGRDLDPKKANMINYIGFMALMLLAVVIAVNDVMRIMG
- the ispG gene encoding flavodoxin-dependent (E)-4-hydroxy-3-methylbut-2-enyl-diphosphate synthase — translated: MEIRRHKTREVPIGNRMIGGDNPILIQSMTNTDTRDVQATVRQIKDLEAAGCDIVRVAVPDMEAAKAIADIKKQISIPLVADIHFNYELALEAIKGGVDKLRINPGNIGDKEKVRLVVEAAREADISIRIGVNAGSLEKELLEKYGHPTPEAMVESAEKHIAYLEELDFNNIVVSMKASDVRFTIDAYTLFSQKYDYPLHLGITEAGVLRTSAVKSGIGIGYMLLGGIGDTIRVSITGNPVDEIYVARDILKSIGLYQSGEGMVEVVSCPTCGRTEIDLIGIAEEMNRRLVHVKKDLKVAVMGCVVNGPGEGKEADIGIAGGKGKGVLFKKGEIFKTVAEDEIIDALMEEIERM